A window of Pararge aegeria chromosome 27, ilParAegt1.1, whole genome shotgun sequence genomic DNA:
atatttcggagagtgtgctcaagaactatttgatctagttcccccctcgcctttttaacatcgaaccgcgaggcaccgtaaggatctgcatccctacgtgtcgatataccgcggacgcgtactaagcgcttcgcatctacgtttctgatccgcaccgctaggatctggaatgcccttccagcttctattttccccagtacctacaatatgagtaccttcaaatcaagagtgaataggcatcttctaggcaagcgcgctccaccttaggctgcatcatcgcttacaatcaggtatgattgcagtcaaagtcaaagtcaaatatatctttattcaagtaggcccataggtggcacttttgttgcgtacataagaattacacggtagtgagatgatggcgataaccacattcgtaaacttaaaactaaagctacgagggttccaaacgcgtcctggtctaagaagaagcccacaacaaacttagccgagtaaaagtcaagcgctcgtctataaacattaaaaaaaaaaaatgaatcaaACTTGGAATGTAATCATCAacataacagtccactggtgaactaaaggcctctaccaATAAAAGGTCGAAATAGGATCGCAGTAGAAGCTAGttgtagcatagaggacgctgttACCCGCTCTTCGTTTTATTGCCTTAGTAAGGGGTGTGATGTCGACAACTGTAacgtaagtaataataataataaatatactacgacaatacacacatcgccatctagccccaaagtaagcgtagcttgtgttatgggtactgagatgactgttgaatatgtttatgaataactagcgtacccagcccgcttcgccgggctagatttggttttattttatttaaacaataaacttacatcattaaatttttaatttaagtctcataatatattaaatcatttatttctctccgtattcattatcttctattctcttctcgagcgggtgaagatcattatctacacccatgtacacccaacaatagaatatcatcatagtaaataaaagcggTATttaacagtttgacagttcaaaaagtgctccgatcgtcaccgaactttacaggattactcgccaggtcaatccggagattccctgaaagtttcattgaaatcggtccagccgtttcggaggctatacggaacatatccacacactttctcttttatatatatagaagatagatatacataaatacttagaataaacatataaaaacccggacactgaaaaacattcatgctcatcacacaaacatttttccagtagtgggaatcgaacccacggcccaactcagaaagcagggtcgctgcccactgcgccagtcggccgtcaagtaagTATGAAGAGATTCCTGATTTAAATTTCACTAAACGACGTAGCGTTTAAATTAAGCAATGTAAATTTcactgtagcggtctccacattaccaatactagatggcgccacaaagatcctgcatcgcgctatcAAAGTGTTTATATGAAACTGACCATATACAGATCTTCCAAAGATAAATGTCCGGAGCTGGATCACCCGCTTTACACGGTGAaagaaagcatcgtgaggaaacctgtatatctgattttataaatttaaaaagcatataaaaattttcgagtgcggttacagtcgctataagactgatataaaaaggcatatactaatttcggcatcgatggtaggagagccgtggCTTAATttgaaaaagcgctcaggccgcgattgccagagagtcgcaggttcaaatcctgtcggttccgaaaatttttataagcattttaaatttataatattgataattcctccaagtgtaggtaagaacactaataaaaattataaaactgtatacctgagttctccataatattctcaactgcgtgtaaagtctaccgacccacacttggccagcgtggtagactgcgGCCTAGACcatagaataaagaacatacagaaccctcattcagtcattattgcgtGCAGTGCATAGTTTCTAAGAACAGTAAAAAACTGTGACTCACTCTCAGACAGACTCACTGCGGATGTGGCTAGCTCACAAacctttttccattttatagcgttcataacgtttagaacattaaaattcatattatttaaaatgtgcTTCTATGTCGGCAATCCGCATACGCAATTCTAAGTGAATCACACGGAATCGGGACCAGTGTGCTTTggctttattaaatatttgttctattttatcaaagaaaaaaaaactaattgcgATATTTCACATGCAAGTgacaagtgttgggttttcatgttagccaataaataaatgagaaattaAGAGTGTTGTAATAACACACCTGGTGCGTAAGGGCCGCATAGCCTTCGCGATAAATTTCacacgccaggcgtgtgggCCCGCAGgctcgtagcgcctgtttcgaataTGCTCTACCGGTGCGTAAACACGCCTAGCGTCTAATCCAATAGcacctatttattaatattagggCAGCAGTCAATGTGTTAAAggaataattactgtcaactgctaaatgaagtGGCAAACCGCCTGTTCGTGAAACATGACtagagtggagtggtttttgatgcttcaatattagtcatgtacacggtttttgtatgtttttaattctgtggattaacccccttctcattctgagaataaacccgtgcccagtagtgggccggtaagagGTTGATGTTGAAACGACGATGATAACTCCAGCCCAAACCGAGTTGCATAACTTGTCTATCAATATTTAGCCAAGAATCTCTGCCGCAAGTTGTCAAaacatattcaaaaaataaaaaaaaaaagcaaattattttgtcatttatttatttttattaggtacataaTACTTAAATGTACAAGgtaaaaattcttttatttttactctttatcatctataatttaatataaatagttcATAGATACTCACAAGTATCTATAAACTATGTCTACCATAAAACtcgatttctattttttttttgtaacacttTGGGTTCACTATTTAATATGTACTAAAACTAactgaactatttttttttatctgaatggctgaatgaggtaactgtatgtttttaattctatgcttACACCCTGTGGATCGACAtagcatatatttattttatgatccTAGAAAAGCCTCTATAGTCGTtaccaaaacatttttttttacttagatacCTTGGATCCAGGTGACAGTTGTAAGATACCAAACACTCAGAACAAGAAACTGAttcagataattaaaaaaaaaaaactttatgcaGACTTGGAGTTTGGACCATTTGCATCTTGTAAACTACACAAAATGATTAAATAGAAATGACAATACATTTAGTTCAGTTAATTTAGTAACTTTGGACTAAAttctattcatataaacacTTTTACATGCTCTTTTGCATCGATTCTTTGTACATAATATTTCTTCgatcacacacatttttttttaaataatgccgCACGTTAATATATTATAGGTGCACCAAGTCATTTATAATCAAGAAAACTTGTATAATAACAAAGATCTTGACTTttgagcaaaaaaaatatatctcttgctttaaagCCAAAAATCGTTAACTTTGGAGTATGCAACATTATTCTCATTACATTAACTATTAAAACCCATAATAAGCGACGGCAAGCCAAACCACAAAAGTCAAAAAACCCACGCAGTAATTGGAAGTAAATATACCTACAACATATATCACTATAAACCTAGCTATATttaaactatggagggtagaggtaaggagagtcatcttatatgggagaaaagttgaaaaagtgtccagtgtatgcgctaaataacagttcaaaaatcctccacaatggcgctggtggatgcacagggtatggtatgaatgtagcaatcgtagatgaattgaagtatgccgagttaaaaaatttaatgtcattatcgactaaagtagttaattattgagaatttcaacaacttacgttgtacaaaatattgtggtaaatataaccttacttccttgtatctccatacttccttgtttatttttcaagcctactctaacaatatttatatttggcgcttcttttaagagttaccctgatgcaaatgtggcgccatcctaatttaatacattttgacgacactttttcatatacacagatgactctccttacctctaccctccataattcaAACGttcaaaaagaataaataatatagtgatttctattttgtaaagaaaataGAAATTCTATAGGTACGTATGCAATTCGTGTTGCAAATTTCGTTTTGTACACCGATCCTTGCTGTGGAATTCAAGGTCACGCGgctaaataattgttttgtaaCAAACAACTTCTATATTTGAGACGTAAAGTCGTGATGCAGTCAGTTCAACTAATTACTTCGTGTTACGTTGTATCTATTGTTAGGATTGCAAAAATAGTATCGAAGTATCGATTTTGTTGGATTTGTTGAAATAATATCATTCATTTCAAGAAGCCTATTTTATAAGcttggaacgtcaagtcagtctgtttacaGTGATTTCAATGAATGAACGCAGATTCTATGATATTGCATTTTCATTCTTGTGAGAGatagtaattaaataagtaaattcatTTATCACGTAGTAACcatgatttattaaatactagatgagccctgcggcttcgcccgcgtaattttgggaagCTGCGTACTtatacatagtctacacctatagtatagtcatatatgagatttttttatcatacgtataatctttttttcaatgaaaagtatactattatttctaatacctccaagaatgtgtataaaaattttcatgaagatcggttcagtagttttcgcgtgttacattcacatttataatattagtagggatgttttTTACATTGTTTGAACTTTGttattatacaatatacatatatcgaTATTCGACATCAGGTATCAGAAACGTATTAAATACGACATATTATTTCCAAGAACTGATGCCACTGGAGTCCAAAATAAAAAACccaagtacaaaatattttttttttgaaaatttctcaaataaatcgttttttttagatttaacgcaattcattatatttatttaattaataaagataaattttgGCACTTTACAACTACATCGCAATACCCATAGAAATATAGTCAAGTAGTTATAGTACGATGATTAAGGATTACGAAAAACTGAGTTTCCTACTACCTCCGCTAGCTCCTTTTCAAATTGTCTATttttcgcaaaaaaaaaaaaattgttacgtcATAGTACATCGGGCCAACGACATTATCCTGTATAATTTCCTATCCTGTTATGAAAATGTTGGTCTAAAGttgaaaatttaagttaaacttttaacttGAATTTTAACGGAACATACATAGGTTCCCCCCACaccctaaatttttttatgacgtcAACTGACCGGCCACCCTGTATATACTCTAAGGAggtatttatagtttattttttaatgtactttttatagttttaaacgAAGAGTCACTATTTGATGTTGAAATGCGATAAAAGTACATTTATGGCCTTTAGTTTCCACAGCTAGGTTGGTCGTGTATATATAGAGCATTCAAAGCGTCGTATCGCAATCAAAATCTGGCAATATTTTCACTCACTTGTATTATACGACAAGTGAGTGACCTAAACCTTTAGTAGCGTGTGCTACTATAGGTTTAGGTGTATTAGATTGACAGATGTGCGTCGAGGAAATAATACTTAAGCGTCCGACAGAGATAAACAATTCTAGGACAATGACTTTCCTTTAGTACGACGCGTATATTACTACAGTTCTCGTCACGAAAGTTGAAACTTTTAATTCCCAATGGCATAAGAATATCGAGTATGTtccaaaaataaacaacaaaaacgttttattaaaaaaaaaaaaaatcttttttaagtgtacttttattattttcttatccgTTCAAAATAAACCTTTcacaaaaaataactataaattgtatacactgtaagcagtggcgtgcacttcatgcatgcacaaaaacaccgcctaccctaaaattgatacatAGCTATTATAGGAGTAGGATTTTTGCAGttaatgcaattttcctgccgtttgcataccctggtaagaaacccagtgcaagCCACTGATTTGCAAGAcacgttagaaaaaaaaaaatcggtgttTATACTTAGATATCTGTTTAtctgagtttcctgccggctcttctcggtggaatctgctttccgaaccggtggtagagtcactacaaacagacttgaagtttcataAGGggttattaattaggcctacttgaaataaatggaatttgaatttgaatttgataaactTATGccataactatattatatttatcactTGAACAAACTAATTGATTCAAGTGACAGATTGACGCTACTGTAAAGCCAATACATTCGGTGGTCTTCGTTGTTTAACAACTTAACTAGTCACTTTTACACATAATTACCGTCAAACTCATAAAGTACCCCctttatattaatacatatatacatatgtattaattattatgtttatttccaTTGGTTTccattaatacatatatactaacTATGTAACTATTTAATTTCCAACCCTACGGAGGTTAATTACGGGATGAAAATATAATGTGTCACACAGCACAAGAAAATTCCTATGGGAAACTTATCAGATGGTTTACGTAGACAAAGTCACAGGGGGCCCTTAGTACACTATAAAATAGCATTTTGGCCTTCAATTTTCAATAATAAGATTTGTTCTAAATAAACTATTCCATATTGCAAACTCCAACTGtcaaataacattataaatttacacattaaaaatatttattgacttaCGTACatacaaaaactacaaaataagTTACGCTTTCATTAAATTCTGTCTCTCACAAAGATTATTCAAATCTTTACAATTACAAACAAGCTCATATAGTACATCGAAGGACACTAGTCAAAATTAACAAAGGTCcatataattttatcttaaaaagATTACCACACATCTATATTTCAAAACCAATCTAATATACATCAAACTTTTCGAcgttacaataatatattaaagccAAGTTTACAAAATAGTCAAACCACTAAAAAACACATGAGATACAATGAttcttaagtttaatttgctatgctctgcgaaaagcaggaaaatctatatggtgtaatttataattttttcattctTCGTTCCAACACCAGAGCAacctcaaaaattcaaaattcatttatttcatgtaggcctcatataagcacttttgaaatgtcaagtgtgtcacagttcggaaggcagaatctaccgggaagaagctggcaagacaCTCGACCCAAGACATGTTGATTTTAGATTAAACAATGGCTACGTCTAAGCAAAATGGagagtacattgctgaagatctgtttggtgcggagtagtagagtaaagattgaagaaattataagttacaccatacagatttacCTACTGTTTGCagagtattgcaaattaagcttagtattcattgtatatcatggaaagTAACATAATCAtgcttatatccaatatttaaaaacacagcattttttttaacaatgacaGGGATATTGTCGTAAAACTGGTTAGAAGTTAGCAATTTAATTGCAACCATGCTAATTCAGCTATACACAAATtaccaaaataaacaaaattgacaaATCTTcagtagaatttaaaatatatgtatatataaaccatgcattgaatataaattcttataatatataaatatatatatatcaatatcatTGTAAGTACTGGTACATTCAGCTATTTCTGACAACTAACATATTCatgttattttgatttaaaaaacaaaataattttgatgaaatatcaatgggaaaatgggaaacacaaacaaaataattaaaaaccatcTCCTTTTTTTGTGGTCGGCTTACAAGATCTTATATTCCAGTGGGAACATTATAAAATCGACAGATCCTACTTGAAGAGTTgtcagttttgtttatttacagtaTTGTTTTCAGTATTACAGAACATTGTTTGCATAATGGCTGAAGTTATAATACTCTTGCTAAAACATAACTTTAGCCAATAGTTCAAGTGTCAGCCACTTAAAAACGGTGGCATTtattgtagtttataatttttttgagttAGGGCACTTTGATACTAGAACATAATGGACAGCCCCCTTTTGGTGTATCTTTTCTGACATACCATGGTAGGATTTTGTTTCACTTGGGGGAGgggtttgaatcccagctcCTAATACCAAGTTatacattttaagcaattaaaatataacttgcttcaatggtgaaaaaaaaacgtcgtgagaaaacctgcaaaTGAGAAGAAACAAGGTAAAGAAATGTTGACTTTGGTGATTGCAAGAGCAAGGAATAGATAAACTCAGTATACTGTTCTGCAGTACTCAATTACAGTCAAAGCTTATATACATTCTATGTATGTTTCAGCTTGATTTAGTGTACAACTGCTTCTGCCATGTGTATTGTTCGCAAATGACAGGTTTGTTGATCGTCAGGTAAGATATACAAAAAGGCATTTGGAAGTGGCGTAGCAATTTTAGCACTAACTAAACACACAATTGACTACAAGTAAAACATtgctaataaaacaaaactgctATAGTGTCAGCAAAATGACATAGAATACAATAGCCGCCTGCGCCATGTGAAATAAGTCATCATAAATCGGTCATCTAGAAAACTCCTTAGATGCTGTAGTCAACGCTTGGCCAACAAGCACTCTTTCGCCCGCATTCAACTCAAACTTGAAATCCGCTGGGGCTTCAAACAGCAGGATTATTGTACTGCCCATATTGAATTGACCGAATAACTCCCCCTTTTTATAGGTCACTCGATGCATCTCTATGTCGTCAATGCGATTTCGCCTTCCTTTAGTGTTTGTTCTTAAGTCAGGGTCACTATAAATCTCTATAGAACCAACATTAGTAGCTCCCACAGCTGTCATAGAGAAGAATCCATGTTTCCATTCCCCTACGTAAACAGCTCTCTCGTTGATAGTAAAAAGTCCAGGAATTAATCGCGCCAACCATGGGTTTACAGACAAAAGCTTGCCTGAGAAATGCCTACGAAAGTTTGACGTCCAATCGCAGGGGGAATGGAACCTATGATAGTCCCCAGGagctaaatatattatacattggtgtagaatattttttttgttctttaaaaGGGAATTATAGTAACTCTTATCGTTTGTTTTAGACCATTTGTTCTCGCCTAGGAACTCTTCAAGGCTATATGTCACACCTTTGACTTGCTCAATCTTATCAGTATCAGCGGGGCCACAGTTTAGGACTATACCATCGCATGGTGATACACACGCTGCTGGTGATATGTATCGTGCGCCGTCTCTCAACGCGCGTGTAAAGAAGGCGGACAAACTTTTGTAATACGTGAGATCTGTTACCGCAGCGTCGTTTAAGTTAACATTGAACAATCTTACGTACGTACCGTAAACGAAGGTCCTTATCGAGATTGGCAGCTCGCAGGACGCTAGCTTCCCCCACAATCTGCTCGTGATTCGAAATGGGAACAtttcgtaaaattttatttccactttgGAGAGCTCGTAATTCACGCTCGCGCGTATATAACACCATCCCACGTAAATAACACTCCCTAAAGGCATCCATCGCGTGAATATCGCTCGGAAATTCATCCATTTCGTCTTCTGAAGCTCATTAGCCGTACTGAAACCGTTATTGACGCTCTTTGTTTGATTGTGAATCGTCTGCCGAAATGGTTTGTGAGGTCTCATCCGCCGAAACATCGGATTAATGACGGGAAGGCAGCTACGAATGCGCGTCGGCGGGAACATTTCGCACTCGTACTCCTTCCGCccttgatataaaaataaataatgtttacctAATTACTTTCTGTAATTGATTTACGTAAAAATTAATCACGTCCGATAAAATTATTAGCCTTCTTTCATTCTTTCACAAAAAGTCTATTTCTgacagattatttattaaaatgcgtTAGCGTTCTGAAatgaaataaagtattaaaaattagGTGAGCATTGAAGGTTTCGTCAACcaaacaaatccaaaatatattaacttttttatatctagttgatttagtatatattatataaaacatttatcttTTTAAGGCTAAAAGAAATAACATAGTAACacctttaaatataacttggtgATTTTCGAACGAGTTCGACAAGCAAACGCACGTGAAGATATAAACAACAACAACGTTGTTTGTAGCCGCTTTATCTGTATCTTGTACGATCTTCTTTGGCTCAAAGCAATCTTGGACAGCAGAcatgaattatttatgaaataataataggtGTGGCCATTTTGCTTCCTAGGAGATAGCACGTGTCTGTATTTTTTCTGCGAACTTTCGATTTTGATTGCAAAGTTTTTGTGGTTTGTTGTGTAACTCGGTACATCGGACGACAGTAAGTGCTTTAACCCATCTTGTACGCCGCTAACTAAGCCTGCAATGCCTCCTATCCCGCCTAAGCCCCCTGACCTGAGTAGCAATGTGGGCTTTGCTATGGGCTCTCAGGCTTCTGGGTCGCAAGACGCGGTGGCTGGGGAATCGATGGATACCTCCGACCCTTCCCGCAGATCCAACAAAAGATCCTCAGAGCAGGTGGACGCTCAGCCACCGGCTAAATTATCAAACAGGGCACCATCTGATCCCATTATTTCGTTGTACATCCATCCCAACCTTAAAGAAGGCAGAAAATACTCCAACAAGGATGAGGGCCTGTTCCTTGTTCACGTTTCGCGCGTCGAGTCTGCCTCTTCTGCCGGCACTACCCTAAATCCAATTAAGTtcggtaaataaatttaactcaCCAGCAGCagctaattcatttttaaacaaCCCCCTTCTGGCCGCTAATCAGTATGAGGCTGTGATCCCCTCTTTCAACATCACGCGTATGGGTATTGTGAGGGGAGTTCCCTCTGACCTCTCCCTGGCGGACTTCGTTAAGGATGCTGAGGTCCGTCCGGTCCATCCAGTTGTGGGGAGATACTCAAAGCTAGACGACTGAACCGGAAGGTTTCCAAAGAAGGTCGTGTAGAATGGGTCCCTACGGGGACGGTGGTGATAACTTTTAGTGGCCAAGTTCTGCCGCATAGAATATTTTGTTGTTACACTGCCATGTCTGTGGAAATATACCAGGTCGCAGATCAGTGTCGTTCTAAGCCGAAATGTTACAAATGTGCCCAAGAACACGTTGGCAAAAATTGCTCTACCACAGAGTCGTTAGCTCGGTGCCTGTTTTGCTCGGGTAAGCACTTTGCCACGAGTCAGTCCTGCCCCGAGCAAACCCGGCAGAAGTCCATCAAAAGTACTATGTCGCAAGAAAATATCTCCTACTCGGAAGCCTGTGAAAGATATCCCCCTGTCTCAAGAACCTACTCAGATGCTGCCCGAAGTAATCCATCTCAAAATCCAACAATTTCTTCCCCAGCTCCCCCTTCCACTCATTCCTATAGGAAAACAACAACTCCAAGATCTCCCCGTCGCCCGTCACCACAAGGTTACGACCGTTTGGCTCACCAGTCAATCATCGCCGACCGTGACCCCCCTCCCTCGAGTAATGGAATCGTTCTTCAGCCCCAGGGTCCCGCTCTCCGTACTTTCTCTCTGCCTTCATCTAGTGACAATCTGTTGGATGTTTTGCTGACCCTTTTGATTAATATGTTTAGCAAGATGAATGACTTCCCTCTACCGCCCAACGTCGCCA
This region includes:
- the LOC120635799 gene encoding phosphatidylserine decarboxylase proenzyme, mitochondrial; amino-acid sequence: MFPPTRIRSCLPVINPMFRRMRPHKPFRQTIHNQTKSVNNGFSTANELQKTKWMNFRAIFTRWMPLGSVIYVGWCYIRASVNYELSKVEIKFYEMFPFRITSRLWGKLASCELPISIRTFVYGTYVRLFNVNLNDAAVTDLTYYKSLSAFFTRALRDGARYISPAACVSPCDGIVLNCGPADTDKIEQVKGVTYSLEEFLGENKWSKTNDKSYYNSLLKNKKNILHQCIIYLAPGDYHRFHSPCDWTSNFRRHFSGKLLSVNPWLARLIPGLFTINERAVYVGEWKHGFFSMTAVGATNVGSIEIYSDPDLRTNTKGRRNRIDDIEMHRVTYKKGELFGQFNMGSTIILLFEAPADFKFELNAGERVLVGQALTTASKEFSR